The following are encoded in a window of Solibacillus sp. FSL R7-0668 genomic DNA:
- a CDS encoding DUF4179 domain-containing protein, which translates to MERFEKKIKKEMKESNNISYPDFDQMWSDIQQDKLKTNGGKPIVIVPRKRKRFALIAGLTVALLATPVYGALTYDWSNVLSYREGIQTALEQGFGQSIEQSITKNDITLTVHTASIDDNRTFLLYSIKPNASWSGKDIRFEQIGLKDQNGNLIEGNYVHEWNDELGVFQGYFETDWIAKEKTMNVEFVIENIKFIGDTSRPINYDPNNFDTQFFKIQQDGIDSVTLQAFEQPEEKTLLRTSIMFTDNKMASESWTHIEVMDDMNQPIEKAGISISGTPGAKGEYLSQQVFKTDSLRAENAKFQLTYDQTLETTNGIWNINLNLEKKQLKNASFKEVLNIPMDNMPMERKIREMTVTPTQVRLIIEGRGRYYTFPYTDYQLDIGGTLLTGYMLDLDKRMGPNEMELRFEITGIDAMSLANQPMTFIAKHRINEAEGDNNPIRLTDISVEPQSLTTHIAGYPISWTYYMKDNNLYVESSSSDTIFGGVIQTYYMDGKERQYGMPAIQGIFGSENNKRMDVYENFDKTELDIFISNYTTHDHDDVLRVPLKPGK; encoded by the coding sequence TTGGAACGCTTTGAAAAGAAGATAAAAAAAGAAATGAAGGAATCGAATAATATATCTTACCCTGATTTTGATCAAATGTGGAGCGATATTCAGCAGGATAAATTGAAAACGAATGGAGGAAAACCAATTGTAATTGTTCCTCGAAAACGAAAACGATTTGCTTTAATAGCGGGTTTAACCGTTGCATTATTGGCAACACCTGTTTATGGAGCACTAACTTATGACTGGTCTAACGTACTTTCCTATAGAGAAGGGATTCAGACAGCATTAGAACAAGGATTCGGACAATCAATCGAGCAATCCATTACAAAGAACGATATTACGCTAACCGTGCATACAGCATCTATAGATGATAATCGAACGTTTTTATTGTATAGCATAAAACCTAATGCGTCATGGAGTGGAAAAGATATTAGATTTGAGCAAATTGGATTGAAAGATCAAAATGGTAATTTAATTGAAGGGAATTATGTGCACGAGTGGAACGATGAACTCGGTGTGTTCCAAGGGTATTTTGAAACGGACTGGATAGCGAAAGAGAAGACTATGAATGTTGAGTTTGTGATAGAGAATATTAAGTTCATAGGCGATACAAGTCGACCAATTAACTATGATCCTAACAATTTCGATACGCAGTTTTTCAAAATTCAGCAGGATGGAATTGATAGTGTGACATTGCAAGCTTTTGAGCAACCTGAAGAAAAAACACTACTTCGAACATCCATCATGTTTACAGATAATAAAATGGCAAGTGAAAGCTGGACCCATATTGAAGTAATGGATGACATGAATCAACCAATTGAAAAAGCTGGAATCTCTATTTCTGGAACCCCTGGAGCAAAAGGAGAATACTTAAGCCAGCAAGTATTTAAAACGGATAGCTTACGTGCAGAAAATGCTAAATTTCAGTTAACTTATGATCAAACACTAGAAACTACTAATGGCATTTGGAACATAAATTTAAATTTAGAAAAAAAACAACTGAAAAATGCATCATTTAAAGAAGTATTAAATATTCCAATGGACAATATGCCGATGGAAAGAAAAATTCGCGAGATGACGGTAACACCAACTCAAGTTCGCCTTATCATTGAAGGTAGAGGTAGATATTACACTTTCCCTTACACAGATTATCAACTGGATATAGGGGGAACTCTGTTAACTGGGTATATGCTAGATTTAGATAAAAGGATGGGTCCTAACGAGATGGAACTACGCTTTGAAATTACTGGGATTGATGCGATGTCCTTAGCGAATCAACCTATGACGTTTATCGCCAAGCACCGTATCAATGAAGCTGAAGGCGACAACAATCCGATACGTTTGACGGATATATCAGTGGAACCCCAAAGTTTAACAACCCATATTGCGGGATATCCGATTTCATGGACGTATTATATGAAGGATAATAACCTCTATGTGGAATCTTCAAGTTCAGACACAATATTCGGTGGAGTTATTCAAACCTATTACATGGACGGAAAAGAGCGGCAGTATGGAATGCCTGCTATTCAGGGGATATTTGGCAGTGAGAATAATAAAAGAATGGACGTGTATGAGAATTTTGACAAAACCGAGCTCGACATTTTCATTTCGAATTATACAACCCATGATCACGATGATGTACTACGTGTTCCACTTAAGCCTGGAAAATAA
- a CDS encoding RNA polymerase sigma factor, translated as MTERELFDAYNKDVYRTCYYMLRNKQDAEDICHDVFVTIFRQDWKDVEHTRAWIMRIAMNHCLNLLKRNQTQREKQDQIQRSHEQITTSVKSVDTILLEKTVAAEWEELLKQLPDKLMAVVTLRYIGELSMVEIAETLKIPVGTVKSRLHKALKILRKKLESNHNSWLKGENQFGTL; from the coding sequence TTGACAGAACGAGAATTATTCGATGCCTATAACAAAGATGTGTACCGTACTTGTTATTACATGCTACGGAACAAACAAGATGCAGAAGATATTTGTCATGACGTGTTTGTTACAATTTTTCGCCAAGATTGGAAAGATGTTGAGCATACACGGGCATGGATTATGCGCATCGCGATGAATCATTGCTTAAATTTACTGAAAAGAAATCAAACCCAACGTGAAAAGCAGGACCAAATCCAAAGGTCTCATGAACAAATCACAACATCAGTTAAATCGGTAGACACAATCCTATTGGAAAAAACAGTTGCAGCGGAGTGGGAGGAACTTTTGAAACAGCTTCCGGACAAATTGATGGCGGTTGTTACCCTCCGTTATATTGGAGAGCTATCGATGGTAGAAATCGCTGAAACCTTAAAAATACCTGTGGGCACAGTGAAATCGAGGTTACACAAGGCATTGAAAATATTGCGCAAAAAGCTTGAATCTAATCACAACTCATGGTTGAAGGGGGAGAATCAATTTGGAACGCTTTGA
- a CDS encoding PadR family transcriptional regulator — protein MAIQIFILTKLMEENNYPYKLKKQISELQPLETINGLTESKLYYHFESLAKQGFIEVKEVIKEEHRPDKQVFAITEKGRDELPKKIYKLFENAQTIGDMIIGLVNMKYVERDKVIVILEKKISVIKTTWDKMLKFEGKHFIEPGQEVLAEFVSDYANYKIDSSIKQLERLIKHLQKEEI, from the coding sequence ATGGCAATCCAAATTTTTATTTTGACCAAATTAATGGAAGAAAATAATTACCCATATAAATTAAAAAAACAAATTTCAGAATTACAGCCTCTTGAAACGATAAATGGCTTGACTGAAAGCAAGTTATATTACCATTTTGAATCATTGGCAAAGCAAGGATTTATCGAGGTAAAAGAAGTCATTAAAGAAGAACATCGACCAGACAAACAAGTTTTTGCGATTACTGAAAAAGGTCGAGATGAGTTACCGAAAAAGATTTATAAACTATTTGAAAATGCACAAACAATCGGTGATATGATTATTGGTTTAGTCAATATGAAATATGTAGAGCGCGATAAAGTCATCGTTATTTTAGAAAAAAAGATAAGCGTAATCAAAACAACCTGGGATAAAATGTTGAAATTTGAGGGCAAACATTTTATTGAGCCGGGGCAAGAGGTATTAGCGGAATTTGTAAGTGATTATGCAAATTATAAAATAGATAGCTCTATAAAGCAATTAGAGAGATTGATAAAGCATTTGCAAAAAGAGGAAATATAG
- a CDS encoding YhgE/Pip domain-containing protein has protein sequence MKFTEFLKGKGAKSSIFMGIFYAVCMLGIFLPGYTAIPGNIDQLPIAIVNEDTGEVGAQIAENLKGQLPFEEIKTNISNKAALEDLEDNELALVIHIPEAFSANLQNGDVSSSIDFTVNEASATVVASTMNQVVSQINTQLSTQFSQQTAEGILMNLNVPKEQAQEMAEKIDNSYVGNIVTINDIPDGMHNNMLPMFLTMALYVGAMIAAMQLVGAFKANRGKATKTRLFVYVQVTAVIIGILAGLISAAIAFGINDVSGEMFIQIWEQQILNYWVSFNFTATVIFLFGEAGMLLNIPVLLFQTIANGATISRDLMYAPYEWASYISPMYYSVQAYFANIFGSTSVSPFLMGLTLVGIVAMLINIVIVWIFHKPLQVDKA, from the coding sequence ATGAAGTTTACAGAGTTTTTAAAGGGGAAAGGCGCAAAATCCTCAATATTTATGGGGATTTTTTATGCAGTGTGTATGTTGGGTATTTTTTTACCTGGCTATACAGCAATTCCGGGAAATATTGATCAGTTACCAATTGCGATTGTTAATGAGGATACAGGAGAAGTCGGGGCTCAAATTGCAGAAAATTTAAAAGGACAGCTTCCGTTTGAAGAAATAAAAACGAATATTTCAAATAAAGCAGCATTAGAAGATTTAGAAGATAATGAACTTGCTTTAGTGATTCATATACCTGAAGCATTTTCAGCTAATTTACAAAATGGAGATGTTTCATCTAGCATCGATTTTACTGTCAATGAAGCGAGCGCAACAGTTGTAGCATCTACTATGAATCAAGTTGTTTCGCAAATTAATACACAATTAAGTACGCAATTTTCACAGCAAACAGCAGAAGGTATTTTAATGAACTTAAATGTACCTAAAGAGCAAGCGCAAGAAATGGCCGAGAAGATAGATAATAGCTATGTAGGGAATATCGTGACGATTAATGATATTCCAGACGGTATGCATAACAATATGTTACCGATGTTTTTAACGATGGCTTTATATGTAGGGGCGATGATTGCCGCCATGCAATTAGTTGGTGCGTTTAAAGCAAATCGTGGAAAGGCGACAAAAACGCGTTTATTCGTCTACGTACAAGTAACTGCTGTCATCATTGGTATTTTGGCTGGTTTAATTTCTGCCGCAATAGCATTTGGTATCAATGATGTAAGTGGTGAAATGTTTATCCAAATTTGGGAACAACAAATTCTAAATTACTGGGTAAGCTTTAACTTTACCGCAACTGTAATATTCTTATTTGGCGAAGCGGGTATGCTGTTAAATATACCAGTATTATTATTTCAAACGATTGCAAACGGAGCAACGATTTCACGTGACTTAATGTATGCACCATATGAGTGGGCAAGTTATATTTCACCAATGTACTACTCAGTACAAGCATATTTTGCTAATATTTTTGGTAGCACAAGCGTCAGCCCATTTTTGATGGGATTAACTTTAGTTGGTATTGTAGCGATGCTAATTAACATTGTGATTGTTTGGATTTTCCATAAGCCATTACAAGTAGATAAAGCATAG
- a CDS encoding YdhK family protein: MMKKKMVMSVASITTVLLLSACAGDQAEKTPDVEEENMAEMDHSNMNHSSSGEVPEGLKKAENPTFPVGSKATIQSDHMDGMKGAEATISGAFDTVVYTVSYTPTTGGAAVTDHKWVIHEELENASEKPLKPGTEVVLNADHMAGMNGATATIDSAVETTVYMVDFTASTGEQVTNHKWVTEDELAD, from the coding sequence ATGATGAAAAAGAAAATGGTGATGAGCGTAGCCTCAATAACGACCGTTTTACTACTTTCAGCCTGTGCTGGTGATCAAGCAGAAAAAACACCAGATGTTGAAGAGGAAAACATGGCGGAAATGGATCATTCAAATATGAATCATTCTAGTTCAGGTGAAGTTCCGGAGGGTTTGAAAAAGGCTGAAAATCCGACATTTCCTGTTGGGAGTAAAGCGACAATTCAGTCCGACCATATGGATGGTATGAAGGGTGCAGAGGCAACTATTTCAGGTGCTTTTGATACTGTTGTTTATACCGTTTCATATACGCCAACTACTGGTGGAGCAGCAGTAACCGATCATAAATGGGTCATTCATGAGGAGTTAGAAAATGCAAGCGAAAAACCATTAAAGCCAGGAACAGAGGTTGTATTGAACGCAGATCATATGGCAGGTATGAATGGAGCAACTGCAACAATTGATTCAGCAGTCGAAACAACGGTATATATGGTGGATTTCACAGCATCAACAGGCGAGCAAGTAACGAATCATAAATGGGTAACAGAGGACGAATTGGCTGATTAA
- a CDS encoding response regulator transcription factor, whose product MQTILLVDDEQRMLNLLELFLVPKGYRCIKETSGIKAIDILKKEKVSLVLLDVMMPEMDGWDVCKLIREFSNIPIIMLTARTDKLDVIKGLNTGADDYITKPFDDRELLARVHALLRRSSDGTADTIIMFKDFVLNTEMYSLHYYDCMSQLTLKEFSIIKALISRPTKTYTREELLNVAWEYETETDIRTVDSHMRNLRDKLKKAGFPTDDFLKTAWGIGYKWC is encoded by the coding sequence ATGCAAACCATTCTCTTAGTTGATGACGAACAAAGAATGTTAAATTTATTAGAATTATTTCTAGTGCCTAAAGGGTATAGATGCATAAAAGAAACGAGCGGTATAAAGGCAATAGACATTTTAAAGAAAGAAAAAGTGAGTCTCGTACTGCTTGATGTTATGATGCCCGAAATGGATGGTTGGGATGTCTGTAAGTTAATTCGGGAGTTTTCCAATATCCCGATTATTATGCTAACAGCACGTACGGATAAATTAGATGTTATCAAAGGATTAAATACAGGCGCAGATGATTATATAACAAAGCCATTTGATGATCGGGAGTTATTAGCAAGGGTTCATGCCTTGTTGCGTCGTAGCTCGGATGGAACCGCGGATACAATAATCATGTTTAAGGATTTTGTTTTAAATACGGAAATGTATAGCCTACACTATTATGATTGCATGAGCCAATTGACACTAAAGGAGTTCTCTATTATTAAAGCATTAATTTCGAGGCCAACTAAAACTTACACACGAGAAGAGTTATTAAATGTGGCTTGGGAATACGAAACCGAAACCGATATACGTACCGTTGATTCCCATATGCGCAATTTAAGAGATAAATTAAAAAAGGCAGGATTTCCAACAGATGATTTTCTAAAGACGGCGTGGGGAATCGGTTATAAATGGTGTTAA
- a CDS encoding sensor histidine kinase, whose translation MSKISTKLATYFFLVVFIMEIFLMYHLHQNMLNTRVDEEFSLLLANGANHRDVLVENFTEMTIEHIVLMEKNGNREVMITNREGAVLNSSAQSTKLNEKYESLIHNLHNEEDAVIVSDWLTSPYIVSAHPYEVNDQQTGYVVMFQNTDSLNQMVDEMNRHFIISGVVILIVLLIVYFVLSKILTRPLIRMKEATEKLSKGDFNVSLPVLEKDELGELSSSIQKLANDLNHYKSERNEFLAAIAHELSTPLTYLSGYSKVAMRTELTDEERNHYLQIIGEESKRMQDLVKSLLDLSRIDETSFTVSKVYFPVRPFLETIYKLVAPSYEIKEMTLNLICEEDFQLFADPIRMEQVILNLLDNALKYSNPHSVATLHAYKKGEQTILSVTDTGIGIPADKVGYIFEKLYRVEKSRSREYGGSGIGLAVVKELVEAHGGTIEVKSVVGGGSTFQITLEES comes from the coding sequence TTGAGTAAAATATCTACTAAATTAGCTACATACTTTTTTCTTGTCGTTTTCATAATGGAAATCTTTTTAATGTATCATCTTCACCAAAATATGTTGAATACGAGAGTGGATGAGGAATTTTCATTATTGTTAGCGAATGGTGCAAATCATCGAGATGTCCTTGTTGAAAATTTTACGGAAATGACCATTGAACATATAGTGCTCATGGAGAAGAATGGCAATAGAGAAGTGATGATTACCAATAGAGAAGGAGCCGTTTTGAATAGCTCAGCTCAATCAACCAAGTTAAACGAAAAATACGAATCACTTATTCATAATCTTCATAACGAAGAAGATGCAGTAATCGTCTCGGATTGGTTAACGTCTCCTTACATCGTAAGCGCACATCCCTATGAAGTGAACGACCAGCAAACAGGCTATGTCGTTATGTTTCAAAATACGGATTCATTGAACCAAATGGTAGACGAGATGAACAGGCACTTTATTATATCGGGAGTGGTCATTTTAATTGTGCTATTAATTGTTTATTTTGTGCTATCTAAAATTTTAACAAGACCATTAATCCGTATGAAAGAGGCTACTGAAAAGTTAAGTAAGGGTGATTTTAATGTGAGTCTACCAGTACTGGAGAAAGACGAGCTAGGTGAGTTATCTAGTTCTATTCAGAAATTAGCCAATGATTTAAATCATTATAAGAGTGAACGAAATGAATTTCTTGCTGCAATCGCCCATGAATTGAGCACACCTTTAACCTATTTATCGGGCTATTCGAAAGTAGCGATGAGAACAGAATTAACTGATGAAGAACGCAATCACTATCTCCAAATTATTGGTGAAGAATCAAAGCGCATGCAGGATTTAGTGAAAAGTTTATTAGATTTATCTAGAATTGACGAAACCTCCTTTACCGTGTCTAAAGTGTATTTTCCGGTTCGTCCTTTTCTCGAAACGATTTATAAGCTTGTTGCGCCGTCCTATGAAATAAAGGAAATGACCTTAAATTTAATTTGCGAAGAGGATTTTCAATTATTTGCTGATCCGATAAGAATGGAGCAAGTAATCTTGAATTTATTGGATAATGCGTTAAAGTATTCGAACCCGCATTCAGTTGCAACATTACATGCCTATAAAAAGGGAGAGCAAACAATCCTTTCTGTGACAGATACAGGGATTGGCATTCCGGCAGATAAAGTTGGCTATATTTTCGAGAAATTATACCGAGTGGAAAAATCGCGCTCACGGGAATATGGTGGTTCTGGTATTGGCTTGGCAGTAGTGAAGGAGTTAGTAGAGGCACATGGCGGGACGATTGAGGTCAAAAGTGTGGTTGGGGGAGGCAGCACTTTTCAAATAACATTAGAGGAGAGTTGA
- a CDS encoding four-helix bundle copper-binding protein, with product MSYGSQFATQICQLCADICDACATECEKHSDHHEHCKKCAEACRRTMDVCRNMAN from the coding sequence ATGTCTTATGGAAGTCAGTTTGCTACTCAAATTTGCCAACTTTGCGCAGACATTTGTGACGCTTGTGCCACAGAATGTGAGAAACATAGCGATCACCATGAGCACTGCAAAAAGTGTGCTGAAGCTTGTAGAAGAACTATGGATGTTTGTAGAAACATGGCAAACTAA
- a CDS encoding GNAT family N-acetyltransferase — MQLVIEKMKEGMANSILDWKYEKPYDFYNNERSDEALEELLDGSYYALVDEWKVLIGFFCIGKNAQVPIGNRFGVYTGDFVDMGIGMNPHLVGKGNGFEFCTYVIQYIEENYKNTPIRLTVAKFNQRAIHLYRKLGFVQVAEFSSEVAEFITMVKEDDVLK, encoded by the coding sequence ATGCAATTAGTTATTGAAAAGATGAAGGAAGGAATGGCAAACAGCATTCTGGATTGGAAATACGAAAAGCCCTATGATTTTTATAATAATGAACGGTCAGATGAAGCGTTGGAGGAATTACTCGATGGCTCATACTACGCCCTTGTTGATGAGTGGAAAGTATTAATCGGCTTTTTCTGCATTGGGAAAAATGCTCAAGTACCTATCGGAAATCGATTTGGTGTTTACACAGGAGATTTTGTGGATATGGGTATTGGTATGAATCCGCATCTTGTGGGTAAAGGCAATGGTTTTGAATTTTGCACCTATGTTATTCAGTATATTGAAGAGAATTATAAAAATACGCCCATCCGATTGACGGTGGCAAAATTTAATCAAAGAGCCATTCATTTATATCGAAAGCTTGGTTTTGTTCAAGTAGCTGAGTTTAGCAGTGAAGTAGCTGAATTTATTACGATGGTGAAGGAGGATGACGTACTTAAATAA
- a CDS encoding ATP-binding cassette domain-containing protein has protein sequence MPLQKRVKKWGFSREFRKPHTFRMISLSIQKGQYFTILGPSGLGKSTLAKIILGVEKPTFGQVTFLGQNLYTTKSATMQQLRRDLQVVFQDSVSAVNPRMTAEKIIAEPLDNFEKLEKQAYIIELLHQVGLDKNDLTKYPGEFSGGQLQRINIARALALKPKLLVLDEPISSLDVVNQLKIIELLKRLKKELQLTFVFITHDIKAAYLLSDQIAILENGRMVEQYEHVQQFIASTNPVALKLRKSVLAEHPRQRTIR, from the coding sequence TTGCCACTCCAAAAAAGAGTTAAAAAATGGGGATTCTCGCGTGAATTCCGAAAACCGCACACATTCCGCATGATTTCACTTTCTATCCAAAAAGGACAATACTTTACGATTTTAGGTCCGAGCGGTTTAGGAAAATCAACGCTTGCCAAAATTATTTTAGGTGTTGAAAAACCAACTTTTGGACAAGTAACTTTTTTAGGCCAAAATTTATACACGACCAAAAGTGCCACGATGCAGCAGTTACGCCGCGACTTACAAGTGGTTTTTCAAGATTCTGTTTCGGCGGTCAATCCGCGTATGACGGCTGAAAAAATTATTGCAGAGCCTCTCGATAATTTTGAAAAGCTTGAGAAACAGGCGTATATTATAGAGCTGCTACATCAAGTGGGCTTAGACAAAAATGATTTAACCAAATATCCAGGTGAGTTTAGTGGTGGCCAACTACAGCGTATTAATATTGCTAGAGCGCTTGCCTTAAAGCCGAAACTTTTGGTGCTAGATGAACCCATTAGTAGTTTAGATGTGGTAAATCAATTGAAAATCATTGAGCTGTTAAAGCGATTGAAAAAAGAATTACAATTAACTTTTGTTTTTATTACGCATGATATTAAAGCGGCGTACCTATTATCCGATCAAATTGCTATTTTAGAGAATGGTAGAATGGTGGAACAATATGAGCATGTACAACAATTTATTGCATCTACGAACCCAGTAGCCTTAAAATTAAGAAAGAGTGTATTAGCCGAGCATCCGAGACAACGTACAATCCGTTAG
- a CDS encoding alpha/beta hydrolase produces the protein MINRVNPEFLPGLEAFQDFEFKVENLPAMRTAMDELKQPLASTETVEIFDKVILGVDENDIRIRIYKPAHQTTVLPALLWIHGGGYILGGINENDPLCVQVVETSNCVVVSVDYRLAPEHPYPAPLEDCYSALTWLANHAEELQVDAHKIGVAGASAGGGLTAGLTLLARDRAYPSVCFQMPLYPMINEGNNTPSANEVKEGMVWNQKTNEFGWTCYLGELHGTANVPIYAAPARAEDYRNLPYTYTCVGQLDPFRDETIMYVTKLAQAGVDVEFHLYPGAYHGFDMLNPQSEVAQQVVKEYVNAIKIGLGRVTAGVEQIEEAK, from the coding sequence ATGATTAACCGAGTGAATCCTGAGTTTTTACCTGGATTAGAAGCCTTTCAAGATTTTGAATTTAAGGTGGAAAACTTACCAGCGATGCGTACAGCAATGGATGAATTAAAGCAGCCATTAGCTAGTACCGAAACAGTCGAAATTTTTGATAAAGTAATTTTAGGTGTGGATGAAAATGATATCCGTATTCGCATTTATAAACCGGCACATCAAACGACAGTATTACCGGCTTTACTTTGGATTCACGGTGGCGGATATATTTTAGGGGGGATTAACGAGAATGACCCTCTTTGTGTACAAGTTGTTGAAACATCCAATTGTGTAGTTGTTTCGGTGGATTATCGACTAGCACCGGAACACCCGTATCCTGCACCACTTGAAGACTGCTATAGTGCGTTAACATGGCTTGCCAATCACGCCGAAGAATTACAAGTAGATGCCCATAAAATAGGTGTAGCTGGAGCAAGTGCTGGTGGTGGTTTGACTGCTGGTTTGACATTACTGGCACGTGATCGCGCTTATCCTTCAGTTTGTTTCCAAATGCCACTCTATCCAATGATTAATGAAGGCAACAATACGCCTTCTGCTAATGAAGTGAAAGAGGGAATGGTTTGGAATCAAAAAACAAATGAATTTGGCTGGACATGCTATTTAGGGGAGCTACATGGGACGGCGAATGTACCAATTTATGCTGCACCGGCACGAGCTGAGGATTATCGCAATTTGCCGTATACGTATACATGCGTAGGTCAGTTAGATCCTTTCCGAGACGAAACGATTATGTACGTGACAAAATTGGCACAGGCTGGCGTTGATGTGGAATTCCATCTATATCCAGGTGCCTACCATGGCTTTGACATGCTAAATCCACAATCGGAAGTAGCGCAGCAAGTGGTAAAAGAATACGTAAATGCCATCAAAATAGGGCTTGGCCGAGTAACAGCAGGGGTGGAGCAGATAGAAGAAGCCAAATAA
- a CDS encoding RNA polymerase sigma factor: MTELNKPKENADLVVKPIVEQVQAGDIHAYTEIIRRFQKQIYIYCYYLLNNKEEAEDAAQDIFIKGLENINRFSYTVSFSAWLYKIAHNHCIDLTKKKNKRFKFIQSFQKQHVHDSVQNHESKYDDIIHELLDKLNAEEKRILLLRSIEEYSFDEIASIMELKPATVRKKYERLRKKLIHEKKLGGGYLEHSFKTEG, encoded by the coding sequence TTGACTGAACTAAATAAACCTAAAGAAAATGCGGATTTAGTAGTAAAGCCTATTGTAGAACAAGTTCAAGCAGGTGATATCCATGCGTATACAGAAATCATTCGTCGCTTTCAAAAGCAAATATATATTTATTGTTATTACCTACTAAATAATAAGGAAGAGGCTGAAGATGCTGCACAAGACATATTTATCAAGGGACTAGAGAATATCAATCGTTTTTCTTATACAGTCTCCTTCTCGGCCTGGCTTTATAAGATTGCGCATAATCACTGCATTGATTTAACCAAAAAGAAAAACAAGCGCTTTAAGTTTATACAAAGCTTCCAAAAGCAGCATGTACATGATTCCGTACAAAACCACGAATCTAAATACGATGATATCATTCACGAGCTTTTAGATAAGTTAAATGCAGAAGAAAAAAGGATTCTACTGCTACGGTCTATAGAGGAATATAGCTTCGATGAAATTGCCTCTATTATGGAACTTAAACCCGCAACGGTTCGAAAAAAATATGAACGTTTACGCAAAAAGCTTATTCACGAAAAAAAATTAGGAGGGGGATATCTTGAACACTCGTTTAAAACGGAAGGATAA